In Pelmatolapia mariae isolate MD_Pm_ZW linkage group LG2, Pm_UMD_F_2, whole genome shotgun sequence, one DNA window encodes the following:
- the taf7 gene encoding transcription initiation factor TFIID subunit 7, whose protein sequence is MTSKLKVGKVGSKSKEDAPYELESQFVLRLPSEYASTVRRIAQSSSMNMKDRLTIELHPDGRHGIVRVDRVPLACKLVDLPCMIESLKTVDKKTFYKTADVCQMLVCTLDGDLYPPLEEPTGTDPKTKKKDKDKDKKFVWNHGITCPLKNTRKRRFRKTAKKKYIESPDVEKEVKRLLSTDAEAVSVRWEVIAEDESKEADQHSSLANLDSSPGTSGHKMGHGSSVQHDELREIFNDISSSSEDEEDEGDRHEDEDLNIMDTEDDLVQQLQDKLNESDSAQNESDRNNQIVMEYQVQINNIKAKLQETRARKKQQEELIMKVENQALKNRFQALLDEIIQQEEREMEQLASLQEQLDSLIEK, encoded by the exons ATGACATCTAAACTGAAAG TTGGGAAGGTCGGTTCCAAGAGTAAGGAGGATGCCCCTTATGAGTTGGAGAGCCAGTTTGTCCTTAGGCTTCCTTCG GAGTATGCCTCAACAGTAAGAAGAATTGCACAGTCTAGCAGTATGAACATGAAGGACAGACTCACCATTGAGTTGCACC CTGATGGTCGTCATGGCATAGTTAGAGTAGACCGTGTTCCTTTGGCCTGCAAACTGGTTGATCTCCCCTGCATGATTGAGTCACTCAAAACGGTGGACAAGAAGACGTTTTACAAGACCGCAGATGTCTGCCAG ATGCTCGTGTGTACACTAGATGGAGACCTTTACCCCCCTTTGGAAGAGCCAACTGGCACTGACCCTAAGACCAAAAAGAAGGATAAAGACAAGGACAAGAAATTTGTTTGGAATCACGGCA TCACCTGCCCTCTGAAGAACACGCGCAAGAGGAGATTTCGGAAGACTGCGAAAAAAAAG TACATTGAATCTCCTGATGTGGAAAAGGAAGTGAAGAGATTGCTGAGCACAGATGCTGAGGCTGTCAGCGTCC GATGGGAGGTTATCGCAGAGGATGAGTCCAAGGAAGCAGATCAACACAGCTCTCTTGCCAACCTGGATTCCTCACCTGGGACCTCAGGACACAAGATGGGTCATGGGTCCTCTG TCCAACATGATGAACTGAGGGAGATCTTCAATGACATCAGCAGCTCAAGTGAGGACGAGGAGGACGAAGGGGACCGGCATGAAGATGAGGACTTGAATATCATGGACACAGAGGATGATCTGGTCCAACAGCTCCAGGACAAACTTAATGAGTCCGATTCTGCACAGAATGAAAGTGATAGAAACAACCAGATAG TTATGGAGTACCAGGTGCAGATCAACAACATTAAGGCCAAGCTTCAGGAAACTCGTGCCCGCAAGAAACAGCAGGAGGAGCTCATCATGAAAGTGGAAAACCAGGCCCTCAAA AACCGTTTCCAAGCCTTGTTGGATGAGATTATTCAGCAGGAGGAGCGGGAGATGGAGCAG CTGGCCTCCCTGCAGGAGCAGCTGGATTCACTGATAGAGAAgtga